GCCACCGGGGGCACCGTGTTCGTCCCGCCCATCGAGGGGGCCGATCTCCCCGGCGTGCACAAGGTACGCTTCATCAAGGACGGCATGGACATCCAGAAGGCCATGGCCTCTGCCAGGCACGTCGTGGTCGCCGGCGCCGGCGTCATCGGCCTGGAGGTGGCCGTTGCGCTCCGCCACGCCGGGCTGGAGGTCACCGTCGTCGAGATGTTCCCTCAGGTCATCCCCCGGATCTGCGACGCGGATATGGCCAAAGAAGTGCAGTCTTACTGCGAGTCCCTGGGAATTAAGTTCGTCATGGGCGCCCCGCTGCAGGCCATCCAGGGCGAGGGCAGGGTCCAGAAGGTCGTCGCCGGGGGCAAGGAGCACCCGGCCGACCTGGTAGTCATGGCTACAGGGGTGAGGGCGAACCTTGAGCTGCCCAACCAGATGGGACTGGAGATAGGGGGCCTCGGCGCGGTTAGGGTCTCCCCGACCCTGCAGCCATACCGGAAGGGGCGCCTGATGAGGGACGTGTTCCTCGCCGGCGACCTGGTCATGTGCGAGAGCGCCGCGGCGCCCGGCCCGACCATGAGCCAGCTCGGCGGCACCGGCGTGCGCATGGGCCGCGTGGCCGGCATCAACGCCGCCGGGGGGTACGCCACCTTCCCCGCAGTGGTGAGCCCGTGGGTATCCCAGATAGGCGACGTTCAGATCGCCGGCACCGGACTCTCCTGCGGCCTTGCCGACTACTACGGCATGAGTGTGGTTGAGGGCCGCAGCACCGGCACCACCAGGGCCCGCTACTACCCCGGCGGCAAGAAGCTCATCGTCAAGCTCCTGGCCGACAGGTCCACCCACCGCATCGTAGGCGGGCAGATACTGGCCGGGGAAGAGGCCACCGGCAGGATCAACTGGATCAGCGCGGCCATCCTGAACGGCGCGACGGTGGAGGATTTCGTGACCTCTTACGAGAACGCCTACTGCCCGCCGACCTCCATGGTCAAGGATGTGGTGAACCGGGCGGCCGAGGACCTCCTGTCGAAGTTCTAACCCGGCGCCTCCGGGCGCCATCTTCAAAACCCCTTAAAATGTTTTATTCCGCCCAGACCGCCATGGATGCCATTATATCCTTCCTGATCGCAAATATTTCCTGTCGGAGGGATCGGTGTGCGAGACTCGGAGATTTTGCAGGCCAAAATAGCGGTGTGGATACTGAGCGGCATGGACGATCGCGGCGAGGAGGAGACGTGGTTCAGGGCCTCTAATCCCGCTCAGGAAATGGACAGCGAGGATGGCGGGAAGCAGACCCGCGATCGGGTAGCTGATCAATCGGACGCCTTTACCCGGCCATCAAGTTAGAAGAAAAGATAGGGTAAGGGGTTTTCGAGGATCGCTCTTCCTCAGCAGCTGTAATACAGGAAGAACTCGGCGGGGACCGGCCTGAGGCGAACGAAGTCGTTCTCCTTGGTCCTCTTGTATTCGATCCAGTTCTCGATGAAGTCCTTGCTGAAAACCCCACCCTGTAGCAGGAAGTCGTGGTCGGCCTCCAGCGCGCTGAGGGAGGCTTCCAGGCTGCCGGGGACGGTTTTGATCCTGGATATCTCTTCCTTGGACAGCTCGAACATGTCCATGTCGTGGGCCTCGCCGGGGCTGATCTTCTTCTTGATGCCATCCAGGCCGGCCAGCAGCATCGCGGAGAACGCCAGGTAGGGGTTGCTGGTGGAGTCTGGCGGGCGGTACTCGATCCTCTTGGACTTGGGGCTCTTGGAGTAGACCGGTATCCTGACCGCGGCGGAGCGGTTCCTCTGGGAGTATACCAGGTTCACGGGCGCCTCGAAGCCGGGGACCAGCCTCCGGTACGAGTTGGTGGAAGGGTTGGTCAGACCGAGCAGGGCGGGAGAGTGGGCCAGCAGGCCGCCGATGTAATACAGGGCGGTCTGGGACAGCAGGGAGTAGCCCTTCTTGTCGTAGAAGGTGTTCTCGCCGCCCTTGAACAGGCTCTGGTGGGTGTGCATGCCGGTGCCGTTGTCGCCGAACAGGGGCTTGGGCATGAAAGTAACGGTCTTGCCGAACTCCTTGGCGGTGTTCTTCAGCACATACTTGTACAGCATGACGTTGTCGGCCATCTTGGTCAGGGTCTGGAACTTCATCCCGATCTCGCCCTGGCCGGCGGTCGCCACCTCATGGTGGTGAAGCTCGGTCTCTATGCCGGCGGCCATGAGGTTCAGGACCATCTGGGACCTGAGGTCCTGCAGGCTGTCGGCGGGGGGGACGGGGAAGTAGCCCTCCTTGTTCTTGGGGCGGTGCCCATGGTTGGGGGTGCAACCCTCCTTGCCGCAGTTCCAGATGCCCTCATCAGAGTCGATATGATAGTATCCGAAATGCTGGTTCTGGTCGAACCGGGCGGAATCGAAGATGAAGAACTCCAGCTCGGGGCCGAAGAAGGCAGTGTCGGCTATGCCGGTGGTCTTTAGGTACGCCTCGGCATTCTTCGCGATGCCCCGGGGGTCGCGCGGATATGGGGACCCGGATATGGGGTCGGCCACGTCGCAGACCACCGACAGGGTGGGGACCTTGCATGCGGGATCCATGATCGCGGTCTCGATGTCCGGCATGAGGAGCATGTCGCTCTCGTTGATGTGCGCGAAACCCCTGATGGAAGAGGCATCGAAGCCAACGCCGTCGACAAGGAGGTCCTCGTCCAGCCTCGCGGCGGGATAGGTGATGTGCTGCCAGGTGCCAGGGACGTCGGTGAACTTGAAGTCCACCATTTTCACGGCGCCGGACTTGGCTAGCTCCAGGGTCGCGGCCTTGCGGTCGCTTGAGCTTGCTTTTTTCTTGGATGATGGTGCCATATTGTCATTCCCTCTCTATTCGCCTAGTCAGGGCCTTTTTCACAGGACATTTGTCCGCGTGAAACGCCCTTTTGCGCTTTGCCCGAGAGCGCCGTCCGCCTTATTAAGGCTCCGTTGGCGCCGCAACCTCATCGACCTATGGTTGGACTCTCAAGGCGATGTCCTATAGACAAATACATAATTAAAAGTTTTCTTACGAGACAAATGAACATATGAGTCCTAAGAGAATATACATCCCCGCCTGCGATTCAAATCTACCGTCCCCGCCGGCCGGGAGAGGGCCGGGCAGGACCAGATATTGCGATTCCGGGGGATGTCCCCTGGCCCCGAGAGAGCGATCTCGCCGGGGTCGAGGGAGGACGAGAGCGGACGAAGGGAATCAGGGTTTTTCCGGGCCGGATGGAGGAGCGGGGGCGACGGCCTCGGAAGAGCCAGATACGCCGGTGCGGCCGGAAGCCCTTTCATGGCATTGTCCGGAGATCCGCTTCCCGCGGCACCATTTCCGTGCCTGACATAATGACTTTATAATCCCCTGGCAATCAAGGCCCGATCCACATGGACATCGAAGAGAGGTATGAACTGCTGGCGCGGAACACCGAAGAGATAGTCACCGCGGATGAGCTGAGAGGCCTTCTCGCCAAGGACGTCGCGCCGAAGGCATATATCGGCTTCGAGCCGTCCGGGTTGGTCCACCTGGGGTGGGTGGTCTGTGCCAACAAGATCAGGGACTTCGTGGACGCGGGGTTCGAGATGACCATCTTCTTCGCGGACTGGCATGCCTACATCAACGACAAGCTGGGCGGGGACATCGAGAGGATCCGCCTGTGCGCCTTGTACATGCAGGACTGCTTCGAGGCGCTGGGAGTGCCCCGCGACAAGGTCAAGTTCGTGATGGCCTCCGAGATCATGGACGGCATCGGCTACTGGGAGAAGGTCATGAAGGTCGGCAAGGTCACCTCGCTCTCCCGGATCAAGAGGTCCATGACCATCATGGGCCGCAAGGAGGACGACGCCGAGCTCGATTCCTCGAAGTTCCTTTACCCTTTGATGCAGGCTACTGACCTATTCATGATGGACATCGATGTCGCCTACGCGGGCATCGACCAGAGGAGGGTCCACATGCTGGCCAGGGAAGCGGCCGAGAAGCTGCACTGGAAGGTACCGATCGCATTGCACACTCCCCTGCTCCCCGGGCTGAAGGGAGTGAACCGCATGGACCCCATAGCCACCAAGATGTCCAAGTCCGACCCGGACAGCGGGATATCCATACATGACTCCCCCGAGGACATCAACAGGAAGATCAAGAAGGCGTTCTGCCCGGAAAAAGAAGTGGAGGGCAACCCCATGATGGCAATATGCAAGCACATCCTGTTCCAGGAGTCCTCGGATTTCGTCATCGACCGGCCCGAAAAATTCGGCGGGAAGTTGGTGTTCCATTCGTACGACGAGCTGGCGTCCGCCTACGCCGGCGGGGACCTTCACCCCGTGGACCTCAAGCAGGGCGTGGCCAAGGGCCTCATCGACAAGCTGGCCCCCGTCCGCGCGTACTTCGAGAAGAACCACCAGAACCTTGACGCCCTGAAGAGGTCGCTCGGCATCGCGTGAGCCCCGGCCGAGCTAGAAACGCCTTCGATCTCAATATTTTTCGGACTTTTCGGACATTACAACAAGGACACAGCGCAGATATCTCCCTGCTGCCCCTAACATCTGACGAGACCATGCCCGCCGCCAAGAAGACCAAGACCGAAGGAGTCTGCCTGTTCATGACCGCCCTGGCATTCCTATCCGCGCTGGCCGAGATTGGAATATTGGCTCTGGCGTTCATGGCCTGCGGGTTCGCCGCCATCGCCTTCGAGGAGGCGTCGGAGAGGCGCCCCGCCGTAAAGTGATATCATCCCTCAAGTGCGTTCAATGGACCATGGTATATCCCCGGGAGGTCCTGAACCGGCTGCGCTGGACCGAGGGGCTCGGCCTGGAGGACGCAGTAATCACCTACCTGCACCGGGGAGCGCCGGGCGACCTCATGGCCGTGAAGGGCTCGAACATCATGGAGCTGGAGCGCTCCTTCTTCGTCACCGTCGACTCCAAGGTCCCGTACCACCGCATCAGGAAGATCGAGTACCGCGGGAAGGTGCTCTATGAGGAAATAACGGAAAAATAGGGTCCTAGAAGCGGTTTCGTTCCTGGGCCGGCGCTCTCACTTGGGGGCGCCGCAGGTGGGGCAGTTCCTCATGAAAGAGGGGTACTCCTTCCCGCAGCTCGCGCATTTGGTCGAGTCCACGGGGGCCTGGGCCGGCGCCGCCGGAGCAGCAGGGGCCTGCGCAGGGGCGGGCGGGTACTGCGGAGCGGACTGAGGATACTGCGGCGGGGCCGGCGGGGAGTACTGCTGGGGCTGCTGGTAATACTGAGTAGGATACTGCTGCTGCCCCTGGGGCTGCATGGCCTCCTGCATGCGGATGAACGCGATCAGGAAGAACAGCCCCGGGACCACCAGGCAGAAGATCAGACCGATGACGCCCCATATCAGGAGGTGATCGCTGGCCTCCTTGAAGCGGCCCTGGTCTATCGGGTCGAAGACCGTGTTGTTCATGAGGAAAATAAGCAGCGCGCAGACGGCGGCGAATATGAGCCACATCACGCCGCCGATGTTCAGGGTGACCAGCGACACGACGCCGGCGATCACGGAGATCAGGAACATCAGGTACAGCAGGAGGTGTCCATAGT
The window above is part of the Methanomassiliicoccus luminyensis B10 genome. Proteins encoded here:
- a CDS encoding NAD(P)/FAD-dependent oxidoreductase; its protein translation is MAKKIVVIGSGAAGMTAASSAREANEDAEIVVFTEEEHVSYSPCAIPFVLEGKIKDFDSIIMHTPEWYRKERSIEVRTRTKVTGVDVDKKTIALADGTSAPYDSLVLATGGTVFVPPIEGADLPGVHKVRFIKDGMDIQKAMASARHVVVAGAGVIGLEVAVALRHAGLEVTVVEMFPQVIPRICDADMAKEVQSYCESLGIKFVMGAPLQAIQGEGRVQKVVAGGKEHPADLVVMATGVRANLELPNQMGLEIGGLGAVRVSPTLQPYRKGRLMRDVFLAGDLVMCESAAAPGPTMSQLGGTGVRMGRVAGINAAGGYATFPAVVSPWVSQIGDVQIAGTGLSCGLADYYGMSVVEGRSTGTTRARYYPGGKKLIVKLLADRSTHRIVGGQILAGEEATGRINWISAAILNGATVEDFVTSYENAYCPPTSMVKDVVNRAAEDLLSKF
- the glnA gene encoding type I glutamate--ammonia ligase is translated as MAPSSKKKASSSDRKAATLELAKSGAVKMVDFKFTDVPGTWQHITYPAARLDEDLLVDGVGFDASSIRGFAHINESDMLLMPDIETAIMDPACKVPTLSVVCDVADPISGSPYPRDPRGIAKNAEAYLKTTGIADTAFFGPELEFFIFDSARFDQNQHFGYYHIDSDEGIWNCGKEGCTPNHGHRPKNKEGYFPVPPADSLQDLRSQMVLNLMAAGIETELHHHEVATAGQGEIGMKFQTLTKMADNVMLYKYVLKNTAKEFGKTVTFMPKPLFGDNGTGMHTHQSLFKGGENTFYDKKGYSLLSQTALYYIGGLLAHSPALLGLTNPSTNSYRRLVPGFEAPVNLVYSQRNRSAAVRIPVYSKSPKSKRIEYRPPDSTSNPYLAFSAMLLAGLDGIKKKISPGEAHDMDMFELSKEEISRIKTVPGSLEASLSALEADHDFLLQGGVFSKDFIENWIEYKRTKENDFVRLRPVPAEFFLYYSC
- a CDS encoding tyrosine--tRNA ligase, yielding MDIEERYELLARNTEEIVTADELRGLLAKDVAPKAYIGFEPSGLVHLGWVVCANKIRDFVDAGFEMTIFFADWHAYINDKLGGDIERIRLCALYMQDCFEALGVPRDKVKFVMASEIMDGIGYWEKVMKVGKVTSLSRIKRSMTIMGRKEDDAELDSSKFLYPLMQATDLFMMDIDVAYAGIDQRRVHMLAREAAEKLHWKVPIALHTPLLPGLKGVNRMDPIATKMSKSDPDSGISIHDSPEDINRKIKKAFCPEKEVEGNPMMAICKHILFQESSDFVIDRPEKFGGKLVFHSYDELASAYAGGDLHPVDLKQGVAKGLIDKLAPVRAYFEKNHQNLDALKRSLGIA
- a CDS encoding DUF504 domain-containing protein, with translation MVYPREVLNRLRWTEGLGLEDAVITYLHRGAPGDLMAVKGSNIMELERSFFVTVDSKVPYHRIRKIEYRGKVLYEEITEK